In Aegilops tauschii subsp. strangulata cultivar AL8/78 chromosome 3, Aet v6.0, whole genome shotgun sequence, one genomic interval encodes:
- the LOC109739233 gene encoding syntaxin-32 yields MNLSRSAPASFRDRTNEFRSAVESARRHVAPSPAAASASGSAGPLDDSRSVASAHSEFNRRASKIGLGIHQTSQKLARLAKLAKKTSVFDDPTLEIQELTAVVKKDIGALNNAVMDLQVLCNSQNESGNLSKDTTNHSTTVVDNLKNRLMSATKEFKEVLTMRTENLKVHENRRQMFSSSAAKDASNPFIRQRPLVPREASDAAPPAPWASDSATTPLFQRKKTNGDHGASSSSSSSPAFMQQQQLAVQQDSYMQSRAEALQNVESTIHELSNIFTQLATMVSQQGELAIRIDENMEETVANVEGAQGQLLKYLNSISSNRWLMMKIFFVLMVFLMIFIFFVA; encoded by the exons aTGAACCTGTCGCGGTCCGCCCCGGCGTCGTTCCGGGACCGCACCAACGAGTTCCGCTCCGCCGTCGAGAGCGCGCGCCGCCACGTCGCCCCGTCCCCCGCCGCCGCGTCGGCCAGCGGCAGCGCCGGGCCCCTCGACGACTCGCGCTCCGTCGCGTCGGCGCACTCCGAGTTCAACCGCCGCGCCTCCAAGATCGGGCTCGGGATCCACCAGACCTCCCAGAAGCTCGCCCGCCTCGCTAAAT TGGCAAAGAAGACATCTGTTTTTGATGACCCTACCTTAGAGATACAAGAGTTGACTGCAGTTGTTAAGAAGGATATTGGTGCTTTGAATAATGCTGTTATGGACTTACAAGTTCTGTGCAATTCACAAAATGAGAGCGGCAATCTTTCCAAGGACACAACAAATCATTCCACTACAGTTGTGGACAACCTGAAAAATCGACTGATGAGTGCAACGAAAGAATTCAAAGAAGTCCTTACAATGCGGACAGAG AATTTGAAGGTCCATGAAAACAGAAGGCAAATGTTCTCCTCCTCAGCTGCAAAAGATGCATCAAATCCATTCATTCGTCAGAGGCCCCTTGTTCCCAGAGAGGCATCCGACGCTGCACCCCCAGCGCCATGGGCCAGTGACTCTGCAACTACGCCGTTGTTTCAGAG GAAGAAGACTAATGGAGATCATggagcatcatcatcatcgtcgtcgtctCCTGCTTTCATGCAGCAGCAGCAATTGGCAGTACAGCAGGATAGTTACATGCAGAGCAGAGCTGAGGCTCTTCAAAATGTGGAATCAACCATCCATGAGCTGAGCAACATTTTTACCCAGCTGGCAACCATGGTGTCTCAGCAGGGAGAGTTAGCAATCAG AATCGATGAGAACATGGAGGAGACGGTAGCCAACGTCGAGGGAGCGCAGGGCCAACTCTTGAAGTACCTC